The following coding sequences are from one Biomphalaria glabrata chromosome 8, xgBioGlab47.1, whole genome shotgun sequence window:
- the LOC106064003 gene encoding mitochondrial import inner membrane translocase subunit TIM14-like, which produces MATGLILAGLGIAAIGFAGRYALRAGRLAQQTLNQTIGELPSGSFSKYYRGGFEPRMSKREAGRILGVSPTASKIKIKEAHKRILLLNRPDRGGSPYLAAKINEAKDYFDKARPGGS; this is translated from the coding sequence ATGGCTACAGGTTTAATTCTTGCTGGTCTTGGCATAGCAGCTATTGGTTTCGCTGGTCGCTATGCCCTTAGAGCTGGGCGGCTAGCGCAACAGACCTTAAACCAAACGATTGGGGAACTCCCAAGCGGTAGCTTCAGTAAATACTACAGAGGTGGTTTCGAACCTCGGATGAGTAAAAGAGAAGCTGGACGTATCTTGGGAGTAAGCCCAACAgcaagtaaaattaaaatcaaaGAAGCCCACAAAAGAATATTGTTGCTGAATCGTCCTGATAGAGGTGGCTCACCATATTTGGCTGCTAAGATCAACGAGGCTAAAGACTATTTCGATAAAGCTCGTCCTGGAGGAAGTTGA